A window of Clostridium novyi genomic DNA:
TGGACAAAGCTAGGGTTACATCAATACCAGCCCTTGATGCTAATTGTGAAGATGCAGAATTAATTCATGAAGCGGCAATTGGAAAGATAGCCTCAGAACAGTTAATGAAACTTATGTCTTTAGGACTTACAGAAAAAGAAGCTGAAGATACTATATTAAAAGGATTCTTGAAATAATTTATATTATCTATAGATAATATAAGAATAAAGGCCATAAATGATAAAATGTTTGGTGATTTAAAAGATTTTAATTAACTATAAAGACAATAAATTTATTAAAAATACCCTATATTAAAAAGTTTTAATATAGGGTATTTTTGTGTATTTTTATCCAGTTAGAATTAATGTAATACAAAACAAACATTATAAATATATATTTATAGTAGTCATTGTTGATAGGAGGGAAAGATAATGGGAAACTATAATTCTCAATATGAGAATTATTATAGAAGCTTTATTAATAAAAACAATAATAGGATTAATAAAGAAAGATTATACAATGGACATAATAAATTAGTTAACAGTAGTAGAAGCAGAAAAAAATTTGTAACTAGAAGGATAATTCAAGATTTATTAGGAGTTTTCATAATGCTTGTTTTTGTAATTGTATGTAAATTTATAGTAACTCCACAAACTACAGCAGCATATAGTTATTGTAAAGAGGTTGTTAATACAAACATTGATTATAAGAAAATTATAACTAAGGTTAAAACAATAGAAAAAAGGAAAAGTGTACAAGACACCATGGTAGATTTAATAGATAAAGCTAAAGTTAAGTTTATAGGTGGAGAAACTATAAAACAAAAGATAAAAGAAAAATTTACACTACCTACTAATGGAGATATAAAGAAGCAGCAGGATGGATTACAACTACAAGTAAGTGATAAAGGAAAAATTTTAGCAAGTTATGATGGGATAATAAAGGAATGTGGTTGTAATAATGAATTAGGAAATTATATTTTAATAGACCATGGTTCTGGAGTAGAAAGCCAATATTATAGTTTAAATAATGTAGTGGTTAAAAAGGGAAAAAGAGTTAAAAAAGGAGATATTATAGCTGAAAATCATAGCCAAGATAAAAAAAAATATATAGGTTTTAAGATATTATTTATGGGTCAAAGTAAAGGCTTAGAAAGAATTTTAGGAAATAAAAATTAGAATATGAAAATTGACAAAGAAAAGCAGTTAATTATAAAAATAAGTAAGTTATCTAT
This region includes:
- a CDS encoding M23 family metallopeptidase is translated as MGNYNSQYENYYRSFINKNNNRINKERLYNGHNKLVNSSRSRKKFVTRRIIQDLLGVFIMLVFVIVCKFIVTPQTTAAYSYCKEVVNTNIDYKKIITKVKTIEKRKSVQDTMVDLIDKAKVKFIGGETIKQKIKEKFTLPTNGDIKKQQDGLQLQVSDKGKILASYDGIIKECGCNNELGNYILIDHGSGVESQYYSLNNVVVKKGKRVKKGDIIAENHSQDKKKYIGFKILFMGQSKGLERILGNKN